One Polypterus senegalus isolate Bchr_013 chromosome 10, ASM1683550v1, whole genome shotgun sequence DNA segment encodes these proteins:
- the LOC120537270 gene encoding NF-kappa-B-activating protein, giving the protein MPPIHQSRSRSPDPETRPKRRRHSSSSSNSSDRRSSSPSVKPSKHSSGWTRSRSRSRSRSRSRSRERNGFKHNNGNHHSPSRSRDRDFRSSQRDVTNYGNHDKSRFEHYDKREEIIRQRQEAFISRRLQERERIAELGAPEVWGQSPKVPEPDSDEHTPAEDDFKNQSSSNSDSEEESKKKKKKKRKSKKGKKKKQRKHNDDSASDSENSSEVEDDRKKKKKRKSKHKKKKSKKRKTKKNKKESSSSSSEQSEEEEDDPRNEIWVERSNNHEENFVGPDAPITHMSQDDKPLNYGHALLPGEGAAMAEYVKAGKRIPRRGEIGLTSEEIASFEHAGYVMSGSRHRRMEAVRLRKENQIYSADEKRALASFNQEERRKRENKILSSFREMVYRKTKAKDDK; this is encoded by the exons ATGCCCCCAATCCACCAATCTAGGAGCCGTAGCCCAGATCCTGAAACCAGACCTAAAAGAAGAAGACACAGTAGTTCTAGTAGCAACAGTAGTGATAGACGGTCATCAAGTCCTTCAGTGAAGCCTAGTAAACATAGTTCTGGATGGACTCGGTCCCGGTCCCGGTCCCGGTCTCGGTCCCGGTCCCGTTCCAGAGAGAGAAATGGGTTTAAACATAACAATGGAAATCACCACAGTCCCTCCAGATCAAGAGACAGGGATTTTAGATCCAGCCAACGAGATGTGACGAACTATGGAAATCATGATAAATCACGTTTTGAACATTACGATAAAAGAGAGGAAATTATTCGTCAGAGGCAAGAAGCCTTCATATCCAG GCGATTGCAAGAACGTGAACGAATTGCAGAACTGGGAGCCCCTGAAGTCTGGGGACAGTCCCCAAAAGTTCCAGAACCAGA ttcaGATGAGCATACTCCAGCAGAAGATGACTTTAAAAACCAAAGTAGTTCAAACTCCGATTCTGAAG AGGaaagcaaaaagaagaaaaagaaaaaaagaaagtccaaaaaagggaaaaaaaagaagcaaagaaaacacaatgatGATAGTGCTAGTGACTCTGAGAATAGCTCTGAAG tggaagatgacagaaaaaaaaagaagaaaagaaaaagcaagcaTAAAAA AAAAAAGTCAAAGAAGCgaaaaactaaaaagaataaaaaagaatccAGCAGCTCCAGTAGTGAACAATCGGAAGAGGAGGAAGATGATCCCAGAAATGAGATTTGGGTTGAGAGATCTA ATAACCATGAGGAGAACTTTGTTGGTCCTGATGCTCCAATTACACACATGTCACAGGATGACAAACCTTTGAA TTATGGCCATGCCCTGCTCCCAGGTGAAGGAGCAGCTATGGCTGAATATGTTAAAGCAGGAAAGCGTATTCCTAGAAGAGGTGAAATTGGTCTGACAAGTGAAGAGATTGCATCGTTTGAGCATGCTGGTTATGTAATGAGTGGGAGCAG GCATCGCCGTATGGAAGCTGTGCGTTTGAGAAAGGAAAACCAGATCTACAGTGCTGATGAGAAGAGAGCTTTGGCATCATTTAATCAAGAAGAacgaagaaaaagagagaataaaATTCTTTCTAGCTTCAGAGAAATGGTGTATAGGAAAACAAAAGCCAAAGATGATAAATGA